One Periophthalmus magnuspinnatus isolate fPerMag1 chromosome 15, fPerMag1.2.pri, whole genome shotgun sequence genomic window carries:
- the LOC117382519 gene encoding 5-hydroxytryptamine receptor 7-like: MVVLGASNGTFGGGNMRSFMIEERAGGGDHAGSNRIISEVLAPRLLKIAQDAAEAAAAVTAPATYSPPLVMESNGTRCGEQILSYGRVEKVLIGGVLTMLTLSTICGNLLVVISVCFVKKLRQPSNYLIVSLALADLSVALAVMPFVSITDLIGGQWVFGQFFCNVFIAMDVMCCTASIMTLCVISIDRYLGITKPLTYPVRQNGCCMAKMILSVWLLSASITLPPLFGWAQNVNDGHVCLISQDFGYTVYSTAVAFYIPMSVMLIMYYRIYRAAKLSAAKHTITGFPRDGDSATSRGAKTGSDSQHAESGETASVEGTEVGRENEGDLDNEEEESLDCVSAALKLQREVEEECTNRVSRLLKSGEHHQRRKRKNQSIFKREQKAAATLGIVVGAFTFCWLPFFIVSTARPFVCGVECSCVPLWLERTLLWLGYANSLINPFIYAFFNRDLRTTYSNLLRCRYRNINRKLSAAGMHEALKLVEKPESEV; encoded by the exons ATGGTCGTCCTGGGAGCGAGTAACGGAACGTTCGGTGGCGGAAACATGAGGTCGTTTATGATCGAGGAGCGCGCGGGCGGCGGGGACCACGCGGGCTCCAACAGGATCATCTCGGAGGTGCTCGCTCCGCGGCTGCTGAAGATCGCGCAGGACGCGGCGGAAGCGGCTGCTGCGGTCACCGCTCCGGCCACGTACAGTCCGCCGCTTGTCATGGAGAGCAACGGCACGCGCTGTGGAGAGCAGATCCTGAGCTACGGCCGCGTGGAGAAGGTGCTGATTGGGGGAGTCCTCACGATGCTCACGCTGTCCACCATCTGCGGGAACCTGCTGGTGGTCATCTCCGTGTGTTTCGTCAAGAAGCTGCGCCAGCCCTCCAACTATCTGATCGTGTCTCTGGCTCTGGCTGACCTCTCCGTGGCGCTCGCGGTCATGCCCTTCGTGTCCATCACGGACCTGATCGGAGGACAGTGGGTGTTTGGACAGTTCTTCTGTAATGTCTTCATCGCCATGGACGTGATGTGCTGCACCGCGTCCATCATGACGCTGTGCGTAATCAGCATTGACAG GTACCTGGGCATCACCAAACCCCTGACCTACCCAGTGCGTCAGAATGGCTGCTGCATGGCCAAGATGATCCTGTCGGTGTGGCTCCTGTCGGCCTCCATCACCCTGCCGCCCCTTTTCGGTTGGGCGCAGAACGTCAACGATGGCCACGTCTGCCTCATCAGTCAGGACTTTGGCTACACCGTCTACTCCACCGCGGTCGCCTTCTACATCCCCATGTCCGTAATGCTAATCATGTACTACCGCATCTACCGCGCTGCCAAGCTAAGCGCCGCCAAACACACCATCACCGGCTTCCCCAGGGACGGCGACTCTGCGACCTCCCGCGGTGCCAAAACGGGCAGCGACTCACAGCACGCGGAGTCGGGAGAGACCGCGAGCGTGGAGGGGACCGAGGTGGGTCGCGAAAACGAAGGAGATTTAGAcaatgaagaggaggagagcttGGACTGTGTGTCGGCAGCTTTGAAACTCCAGCGCGAAGTGGAGGAAGAGTGCACCAACCGCGTGTCACGTCTGCTGAAGAGCGGAGAGCACCACCAGCGTCGCAAAAGGAAGAACCAGTCCATTTTCAAACGCGAGCAAAAAGCGGCCGCCACGTTGGGCATCGTAGTGGGGGCTTTTACGTTCTGCTGGCTACCCTTCTTCATCGTATCCACCGCGCGGCCCTTCGTGTGCGGTGTTGAGTGCAGCTGCGTGCCCTTGTGGCTGGAGAGGACCCTGCTCTGGTTAGGCTACGCCAACTCACTCATCAACCCCTTTATCTATGCCTTCTTCAACCGTGACCTGAGGACCACCTACAGTAACCTCCTAAGGTGCCGGTACCGGAACATCAACCGCAAGCTGTCGGCAGCCGGCATGCACGAGGCGCTCAAGCTGGTGGAGAAGCCAGAGTCTGAGGTGTAG